One segment of Castanea sativa cultivar Marrone di Chiusa Pesio chromosome 3, ASM4071231v1 DNA contains the following:
- the LOC142628917 gene encoding uncharacterized protein LOC142628917: MSRIDNPSIGFSEEDARRLHHPHDDALVVTIQAGDYNMHRVLVDNGSSTDILYYPAFQQMGIERERLVPTNALLVGFGGTRVFPLGVITLVVTIGDYPQWITRNVAFLVVNCSSTYNAIIGRPTLNSWKVVTSTYHLMIKFPTDYGVGELRGDQVAAREERRATTEPVERLEDVPLDESQLERTTKIGTLADLTVRQELTTFLKENRDVFAWSREDMPGIDPSVMVHRLNVSPSFPSVRQKKRIFAQEKDRVVAKEVRKLQEIGRNVQVYVDDILVKSQREEDHLEDLKETFDTLRSYNMKLNLGKCAFGVTAGNFLGYMVSQRGIGANPDKIRAIMEMAPPKNIKEVQSLNGKVAALNRFVSRAMDMCLPFFRTLKKSFEWTTECQQAFEDLKAYLFSPPLLSPSQPGEELFLYLAVSPAAVSATLVREDNRVQRPVYYASKALHGRLTFALVTAARKLKPYFQAHTIVVLTDKPLQRAMGSPEAAGRMALWSIELSEFDIQYRPRTAIKGQAVADFIAEFANAEGKGAKNPQWSIFMDGSSNKKAGGVGVVLKSPEGDEIECMIRLDFPTTNNEAEYEALIVGLDFAKIVGAVNMVVHCDSQVVTSQVNGEFECNGKKLKKYWEQAKRRVDEL; this comes from the exons ATGTCGCGGATTGACAATCCCTCCATTGGATTCTCAGAAGAAGATGCACGTCGTCTTCACCATCCCCATGATGACGCGCTCGTCGTCACCATACAGGCAGGAGACTATAACATGCACCGAGTCCTCGTCGACAACGGCAGTTCAAcagacatcctctactaccctgCTTTCCAACAAATGGGGATTGAAAGGGAGCGACTAGTTCCGACTAACGCCCTGCTCGTCGGCTTTGGAGGAACAAGGGTATTTCCACTTGGCGTCATCACTTTGGTAGTAACTattggagactacccacagtGGATCACCAGGAATGTAGCATTCCTCGTAGTCAATTGCTCGTCAACCTACAAcgccatcataggacgtccaaccctCAACTCGTGGAAGGTTGTAACCTCAACCTAccatttaatgataaaattccctactgattATGGAGTAGGAGAGTTGAGAGGAGATCAAGTAGCTGCACGCGAAGAACGTCGGGCAACGACGGAGCCCGTTGAGAGGCTCGAAGACGTACCTCTTGACGAATCCCAACTGGAGCGGACGACCAAAATCGGCACCCTTGCAGACCTGACAGTGCGTCAAGAACTCACGACCTTCCTAAAAGAAAATCGGGACGTGTTCGCATGGAGCCGtgaagacatgccaggaattGACCCATCAGTCATGGTACATAGGTTGAATGTGTCGCCATCTTTCCCGTCCGTccgacaaaagaaaagaatcttCGCCCAAGAGAAAGATCGGGTGGTAGCAAAAGAAGTCCGCAAGCTACAAGAG ATTGGAAGAAACGTCCAAGTATATGTCGATGACATACTAGTGAAAAGTCAAAGGGAAGAAGATCATTTGGAAGATCTCAAAGAAACCTTcgatactcttcgctcctacaacatgaagcttaaCCTaggcaagtgtgcctttggagtgacggcGGGAAATTTCTTAGGGTAcatggtgtcccaaagaggTATCGGGGCTAACCCGGACAAGATCCGGGCCATAATGGAGATGGCGCCTCCTAAAAAtataaaggaagtacaaagccttaaTGGCAAGGTCGCCGCACTTAATAGATTTGTGTCAAGGGCAATGGATATGTGTCTACCATTCTTCCGCACACTAAAGAAATCTTTTGAATGGACGACCGAAtgtcaacaagcgttcgaagaCCTGAAGGCCTACCTCTTTTCACCACCGTTACTAAGTCCCTCACAACCAGGAGAAGAACTTTTCCTTTATCTGGCCGTCTCCCCAGCCGCCGTCAGTGCGACCTTAGTCAGAGAAGACAACAGGGTCCAAAGGCCCGTATACTACGCCAGCAAGGCACTACATGGCCGTCTCACCTTCGCTCTAGTCACGGCAGCCCGTaaactcaagccatacttccaaGCCCATACGATAGTTGTCCTAACTGACAAACCTTTACAGCGAGCAATGGGCAGTCCTGAAGCTGCCGGGCGAATGGCATTATGGTCAATAGAGTTGAGCGAGTTTGACATACAGTATCGCCCTCGCACCGCCATTAAGGGACAAGCGGTCGCCGACTTCATTGCAGAGTTCGCCAACGCAGAAGGCAAGGGGGCAAAAAATCCCCAATGGAGCATATTCATGGATGGGTCGTCCAATAAGAAGGCTGGTGGAGTAGGAGTTGTACTCAAATCTCCAGAAGGCGATGAGATCGAATGTATGATCCGTCTCGATTTCCCTAcgactaataatgaagccgagtacgaagccCTGATAGTGGGCTTAGACTTTGCCAAGATTGTAGGGGCCGTAAACATGGTTGTTCACTGCGACTCCCAGGTCGTCACAAGCCAAGTGAACGGCGAATTTGAGTGTAATGgcaaaaagttgaaaaagtatTGGGAGCAAGCGAAGAGGAGAGTGGATGAGCTGTAG